The Xanthomonas fragariae genome has a segment encoding these proteins:
- a CDS encoding DUF3616 domain-containing protein, whose translation MAKKTLIPHSVRLEFAPGALVHSNLSGAAFTDDWLWVAGDEACAVDRLRKLDSTQRETLRFGEGRSFPLAELLDLPGEAADEADLEGMGLSDGYLWVVGSHGSKRKNAKRGRNDADNAKRLSRLKLDANRCLLACLPIERDADGAPRLVREAADGRRALRLKGDAKHNQLTDLLADDPHFGPFLKIPGKDNGLDIEGIVVDGQRLLLGLRGPVLRGWSALLEIQVEAHGDHLRMAPLDEEGTLLRKHFLQLGGLGVRDLHYSGDDLYVLAGPTMVLNGEIGLFKWPDARAVLAANRAPVRFQHELLKSAVLPHGKDSDRAEAICNLPKHLAGSTPAWLVLYDAPGPARSGGDCVVYGDLLRNR comes from the coding sequence ATGGCCAAGAAAACCCTGATTCCGCACAGTGTCCGTCTCGAATTTGCGCCCGGTGCGCTGGTGCACAGCAATCTGTCCGGCGCCGCGTTCACCGACGACTGGTTGTGGGTGGCTGGCGATGAAGCCTGCGCAGTGGACCGTCTGCGCAAGCTCGATTCGACCCAGCGCGAGACGTTGCGTTTCGGCGAAGGTCGGAGCTTTCCGTTGGCCGAGTTGCTGGATCTGCCGGGCGAGGCCGCCGATGAAGCGGACCTGGAAGGCATGGGTTTGTCGGATGGGTACCTGTGGGTCGTCGGCTCGCATGGCTCCAAGCGCAAGAATGCCAAGCGTGGCCGCAACGATGCCGACAACGCCAAGCGCCTGAGCAGGCTCAAACTCGACGCCAACCGCTGCCTGCTGGCCTGCCTGCCGATCGAGCGCGATGCCGATGGCGCTCCGCGACTGGTGCGCGAAGCTGCCGATGGCCGCCGCGCGCTGCGGCTCAAGGGCGACGCCAAGCATAACCAGCTCACCGACCTGCTGGCCGACGACCCGCATTTCGGCCCGTTCCTGAAGATCCCTGGCAAGGACAATGGCTTGGACATCGAAGGCATCGTTGTGGACGGCCAGCGCTTGCTGCTCGGCCTGCGCGGACCAGTGCTGCGGGGCTGGTCGGCGCTGCTGGAGATCCAGGTGGAAGCGCATGGCGACCATCTGCGCATGGCGCCACTGGACGAAGAAGGCACGCTGCTGCGCAAGCACTTCCTGCAATTGGGCGGGCTGGGCGTGCGCGACCTGCATTACTCCGGCGATGACCTGTATGTGCTGGCCGGGCCGACCATGGTGCTCAATGGCGAGATCGGCCTGTTCAAGTGGCCGGATGCGCGTGCAGTGCTGGCCGCCAACCGCGCGCCGGTGCGCTTCCAGCACGAGCTGTTGAAATCGGCGGTGCTGCCGCATGGCAAGGACAGCGACCGCGCCGAGGCGATCTGCAATCTGCCAAAACATCTGGCCGGCAGCACGCCCGCCTGGCTGGTGCTGTATGACGCACCAGGCCCCGCACGCAGCGGCGGCGATTGCGTGGTCTACGGCGACCTGTTGCGCAATCGCTGA
- the gltX gene encoding glutamate--tRNA ligase, giving the protein MICRTRFAPSPTGYLHIGGARTALYCWLEARHRGGQFVLRIEDTDRERSTQEAIDAILEAMDWLGLGYDEGPIYQTQRVARYQEVAEQLLAQGKAYYAYETREELDAMRETAMDKQEKPRYNGAAREQHLPYRDDPNRVIRFKNPIGGTVAFDDLIKGRIEIANSELDDMVIFRPDGFPTYNFAVVVDDWDMGITEVIRGDDHINNTPRQINIYEALGAPVPKFAHMPMILDEQGAKLSKRTGAADVMQYKDAGYLPHALINYLVRLGWSHGDQELFTQQELLDLFDVKDVNSKAARLDMAKLGWVNQHYLKTDDPASIAPQLEYQLAKRGIDVAAGPAAIDVVVALRERVQTLKEMAEKAVVWYQPLETYDEAAVMKHLKLGAEVPLGKARELLAGVSEWSVESVSAALHDAAVALELGMGKVAQPLRVAITGTQVSPDISQTVYLAGRECALKRIDAALIKIGAA; this is encoded by the coding sequence ATGATCTGCCGCACCCGTTTTGCCCCCAGTCCCACCGGTTACCTGCACATCGGCGGCGCCCGCACCGCCCTGTATTGCTGGCTGGAGGCACGCCACCGCGGCGGACAGTTCGTGCTGCGCATCGAAGACACCGACCGTGAGCGAAGCACCCAAGAGGCGATCGACGCCATCTTGGAGGCAATGGACTGGCTGGGCCTGGGTTACGACGAAGGCCCAATCTACCAGACCCAGCGCGTCGCCCGTTATCAAGAGGTCGCCGAGCAGCTATTGGCGCAGGGCAAGGCGTATTACGCCTACGAAACCCGCGAAGAACTCGACGCCATGCGTGAAACTGCGATGGACAAACAGGAAAAGCCGCGCTACAACGGCGCCGCGCGCGAGCAGCACCTGCCGTATCGTGATGACCCCAATCGTGTCATCCGTTTCAAGAATCCGATCGGCGGCACGGTGGCGTTCGACGATCTGATCAAGGGCCGTATCGAGATCGCCAACAGCGAGCTCGACGATATGGTGATCTTCCGCCCGGACGGCTTCCCCACCTACAACTTCGCGGTGGTGGTGGACGATTGGGACATGGGCATCACCGAGGTGATCCGCGGCGACGACCACATCAACAATACTCCGCGCCAGATCAATATCTATGAAGCGCTGGGCGCGCCGGTGCCTAAGTTCGCGCACATGCCGATGATTCTGGACGAGCAGGGCGCCAAGCTGTCCAAGCGCACCGGCGCGGCCGATGTGATGCAGTACAAGGACGCCGGCTATCTGCCGCATGCGCTGATCAATTACCTGGTCCGCCTGGGTTGGTCGCATGGCGACCAGGAATTATTCACTCAGCAGGAATTGCTCGACCTGTTCGACGTCAAGGACGTCAATTCCAAGGCCGCGCGCCTGGATATGGCCAAGCTTGGATGGGTCAATCAGCACTATCTGAAGACCGACGACCCGGCCAGCATCGCTCCGCAGCTGGAATACCAGCTTGCCAAGCGCGGCATCGACGTCGCCGCCGGCCCGGCCGCCATCGATGTGGTGGTGGCGCTGCGCGAGCGCGTGCAGACCTTGAAGGAAATGGCCGAAAAAGCCGTGGTCTGGTATCAGCCGCTGGAAACTTACGACGAAGCGGCGGTGATGAAGCACCTCAAGCTGGGCGCCGAGGTGCCGCTTGGCAAAGCGCGAGAACTGCTGGCAGGCGTGAGCGAGTGGAGCGTGGAGAGTGTGTCGGCTGCACTGCACGACGCCGCGGTCGCGCTGGAGCTGGGCATGGGCAAGGTCGCCCAGCCGCTGCGCGTGGCCATCACCGGCACCCAGGTCAGCCCGGACATTTCGCAGACGGTGTACTTGGCCGGACGCGAGTGCGCCTTGAAACGCATCGATGCGGCACTCATCAAGATAGGAGCGGCCTGA